ACAGCAGCTATTGCAGCAACAACAAAAATCAATACGATTACAAGAAAAGCTATAATTTTATCTTTTTTTGAAATATCACTTTCAGGTTGATGTTCCTTCCTTTCATTTTTTCTTCTATTTCTTCTGCTTTCACTCATTATCGTTCGCCGTGATAAAACCAAGATTGCTCTATGGTCTTATTCAGATTACTTGATTAATCCGTATTTCATTTTATTGTAATGTTGCTTTTACCTCTCCACAGGTTTTCATAGCCTCTCCATAATAAGGATTGCGCACCTCTTTTTCTAAACTTATCCAATAAGCACCCTTATTATTATCTGCCATTGGACAAAACTGAACATATATTTCTTCATTGACCCCAAAAAGCTGTATACTACTTATCATATGGGCAGAAAGATGCTTAAAATGCCCTCTTTGGATTACAATATCCGTACTGTTCTCAATGGCATTGGCAGAGGTCTTTAACTCCTTCTGAATGGTCATCCAATGGTTATGTGCTTCTTCATCAGATAACAACTTCATATCTACTTTTTTCAGGGATTGGTCTATTTGTTTTCCTGCTTTTTGTGCATTTTTGGCATCATCATTTACCAATGCATCTTTTAGAAGGATATAATCATCGAAAACCTGTTTTAACTGATTCTGAAATTTGTTTGAAACGGCAATCCTTTCCTTCATTTGAGAATGATTGGCTTCATTTGTAGTTTCTCCAGAACTTTCTTCTTGCATTCCCAAATGTCCTTCGTGACCTGTGGTTGTTTTACCACCCGATGCATTCATCATACTTTTTTTGCCTTGTAACTGTGCAGCAGCATCTACGGTAAACGTTCCGTTAGTTACTACTTCATCTCCATTCTTTAAACCTTCAAGAATGGTGTAACTATCGCCAGTAGCATTGCCTAATAAAACTTCCCTCATTTCAAAAATAGCTTCATTAGGATTCGTTTTGACATAGACTACAGAGCGTTCTCCCGTCCACATAACAGCAGTGGATGGTACAGAAACAGTATTCTCGATGCTTGTTTGCACACCCTCAATTATGCCTTCCACGAACATTCCTGGTTTAAAGAGATCCTTCTTATTTTGTAAAACCGCTCTCACAACTACCGTTCTTGTTGCAGAATTTAATAATGGGTCAATAAACGAGACTTTTGCATCAAATACTTCATTCCGATACGCATTTGTGGTTACTTTAATAGTTTGTCCTTTTTTTAACGAAGCAATTTGGTTTTCATAGGCATCAAATTCCGCCCATACGGTATTGAGATTTGCAATTTTGTATAAGGGCTGACCTTGCTTTAGATAATCCCCTTCTTCTACCATTTTCATTGTTACCGTTCCCGATACGGTTGCAAAAATTGGAAAGTTCTCTTGTACTTTTCCAGCAGTTTCTATAGCGTTAATTTGCTTTTCTGAAAGTTTCCAAAGTTTGAGCTTGTTTCTAACTGCTTTATACAATTCTGGTTGCGATTCTTTCAAAGATGATGCGGTAAGTAGCTCTTGCTGTGCCGC
Above is a window of Bizionia sp. M204 DNA encoding:
- a CDS encoding efflux RND transporter periplasmic adaptor subunit, with the protein product MNKNIIYIGVALIVGLLGGFLLFGGGSSDNANNAKDAHEHSEEIASNQMWTCSMHPQIMQPEPGDCPICGMDLIPAESGADGLNANEIKMTDNAMALANIQTSLVGQGQMGNNSLKLSGKIKANEESNAVQVTYFGGRIEKLYVNSTGERVGAGQRLATIYSPELVAAQQELLTASSLKESQPELYKAVRNKLKLWKLSEKQINAIETAGKVQENFPIFATVSGTVTMKMVEEGDYLKQGQPLYKIANLNTVWAEFDAYENQIASLKKGQTIKVTTNAYRNEVFDAKVSFIDPLLNSATRTVVVRAVLQNKKDLFKPGMFVEGIIEGVQTSIENTVSVPSTAVMWTGERSVVYVKTNPNEAIFEMREVLLGNATGDSYTILEGLKNGDEVVTNGTFTVDAAAQLQGKKSMMNASGGKTTTGHEGHLGMQEESSGETTNEANHSQMKERIAVSNKFQNQLKQVFDDYILLKDALVNDDAKNAQKAGKQIDQSLKKVDMKLLSDEEAHNHWMTIQKELKTSANAIENSTDIVIQRGHFKHLSAHMISSIQLFGVNEEIYVQFCPMADNNKGAYWISLEKEVRNPYYGEAMKTCGEVKATLQ